In Brevinema andersonii, a single genomic region encodes these proteins:
- a CDS encoding cell division protein FtsQ/DivIB, protein MRSLSFPDKKSTLLIILLIVLSVCVHGVIFLLLDTANVFQIKKVDISGLELADTPSLRNLILPLYEQSLTSLNIKQLNDQLLQQPLVASSVTERDFPYTVKISIEERKPVAEIRYNNAMLVIDKTGKILPLVPNKSTPQIVTDFGLIVNEDQILDEFLLENLPALELPVARQISSVTFMRENGLSFRLDGLPSDFLIGQRILNQKFITRALEIKNTIISQQIVPPAKIDIHSDENAAIGFR, encoded by the coding sequence ATGAGATCACTATCGTTTCCAGATAAAAAATCCACATTGCTGATCATTCTTCTTATTGTTCTGAGTGTTTGCGTGCATGGAGTCATATTTTTGCTGCTGGATACGGCGAATGTTTTTCAGATCAAGAAAGTTGATATTTCAGGACTTGAGTTGGCGGATACTCCGTCATTACGTAATTTGATTCTGCCGCTTTATGAACAGTCGTTGACAAGTTTGAATATTAAGCAACTGAATGATCAACTTCTGCAACAACCGCTTGTAGCGAGTAGCGTTACAGAGAGAGATTTTCCTTATACAGTGAAGATTTCTATTGAAGAACGCAAACCTGTTGCGGAGATTCGTTATAACAATGCTATGTTAGTAATTGATAAGACAGGAAAAATTCTTCCACTTGTTCCGAATAAAAGCACGCCACAAATTGTCACGGATTTTGGGTTGATTGTCAATGAGGACCAGATTTTAGATGAATTTCTACTGGAAAATCTGCCGGCTTTAGAACTACCCGTTGCACGTCAGATTTCATCAGTAACGTTTATGCGTGAAAACGGATTGAGCTTTCGATTAGATGGACTGCCTTCAGATTTTCTGATTGGGCAGCGGATTCTTAATCAAAAATTTATTACTCGTGCCTTAGAAATTAAAAATACAATTATCAGTCAGCAGATCGTTCCGCCTGCTAAGATAGACATCCACAGCGACGAAAATGCTGCGATAGGATTCAGATAA